From the Bacteroidia bacterium genome, the window GTACCCAACGGTCAGTTTGTTTTTGTTTATCAAAATAATGAGCAATGGTTTCACAATTCTCTTCGCCCTTCAGTGCCCTTAAAACCACCGATTTTTCCGTAGAAATAGGATTGCCCTGTTCATCTTCCACAATGAAATTTTTAAGGAACTGTGCCTGTACATCGCCTATATTTTTTTGTGCAATTAATTCACTGGCCGTATCATATCCCTGAAAATAAGCGCCTAGCTGATTGCAAAAAACAATACCTCCATCTTTATTAAAAAGGACAATGCCGCTGGGCACATTTTCAAGAGTGATGGTAAGTTGATCCTTAATTTGCTGCAATGCCTGTTCGGCCTGTTTCTGCTCATGGATGTCAGTGCTCGTGCCCAGCCACATTTCGATCTTGCCAGCGCTGCTTTTAATGGGCAAGGCTCTGCTCAGGTGCCAGTGGTACTGCCCGTCATGGCGAATCAGCCGGCATTCCATGAAGTAAGGTTTTCCGGTGTTTAATGAATCTTCCCATTTCGTCATGGTTGGTTTTAAATCGTCAGGATGAAGCATCTGAGAAAAGCTTGTCTCTATGTTCTCCGGATACAATGATTTTCCCAGGTATTCTGACCACTGCCTGTTATGGTAAATGACCTGGCCTTTGGCATCACTCATAAACGCCATTTGGGGCATGGCCTCGATAAAGGTTTTAAATCGCTGTTCGCTTCTGCGCAAGGCTTGCTCAGCTTCCTTCACCGGGCCAATATCAGCCAGAATATTAATAGCCCCGGTTTTTTTCCCTTCAGCATCATAAATAGGTTGTGGATATACCAGCACACTTATTCTTTTTCCACCAGGCTGTTCAATTAATATTTCTTTGCCGCGTTGGATGCTGTCTTCTTTTATCACCAACGCCATCGGGCACTTTTCCAGGGGCAGGGGCTTTCCTTCAGGCGTATAAATTTTCCATGAGCCACACCAAAGGTCTTTTCCCACCTCCGGCTCGCGTCCCCATAATTTTACGGCATCATCATTATACATTTCTATCCGGCCCTCAGCATCGCAAGTATAAAAAGCCACTGGAAGCCCCCGAATGATCTGGCGGAACCGGTTCTCGCTGTTGCGTAGCGCCTGCTCACTTTTAATGCGCTGCGTAATATCACTGAAGAAAATTGCAACTTTCAGGCTTTCCGGCCCGCCCAACTTAAAAGCATGAACATCGAACCAACGGCCTATTGTGTCCGACCGCTCTGTAAAGCGCGAAGACTTTCCTGTTAAAGCGACCTCTCCAAAGCGTTGAAACCAGTGCTGCTCAAGGTCCGGAACCACTTGGCGTACAGCTTTTCCTTCAGCATTTTTCAATCCCGTTTGTTTTTCAAATGCAGGATTATTCTCTAAAAATTTATAATCAATAGGTTCATTTTTATTTTTTAATATTATTTCAATGATTGAAAATCCCTCTTCTATTTTTTCAAACAGGCTGCGGTATTTTTCTTCACTCTCTGCAATTTTATGGCGGGCCAATACCTGCTCTGTCACTTCAACGCCTTGCGCAATAATTCCCGAAAGAGATTCTGCGCGCTTTCGCTCCTGCTCTAATGTGCGAATCTGGTAAAGTGTATTTGAATAATGGGAGGCAATGGTTTCCAGAAAGTTTTGGTAGTCGCTGTCAAGCGCTCTGCGCGGATTAATTCCTGCCACAAAAAATCCGGTCGTTTTATTTAATCCAAAAGGAATGATCAATGCTTCCGTGGAAGGCTCAGACCATGCGCTCTTCACTGTTTGCCCAAACAGCGAGGCGTTGCTTTTAAGTACGGCATTTCCCGTTGCCATGATCTCTGCAAAAGGCCAGGCAGTTTCTTTATTACTGCTTAATTCAATAATATCAGGAGACGGCACCTCCGGGCCGCTGTGGGAAATCAGGATAGATTTAGCATCATTATTTGAATTAAGATAAATCAATGAAAACGGAACATCTTCCACAGCATTTTCCAGTTCCGCCTTTGCCAGTGAAAAAAGCTCACTTACGGAAGTGGCCTGGTTCATTTTATTCGATACTTTCCTGAGGATGTTATTTCTCCTTTCGTTTATGTAGCGGTAGGTAGTTTCGATCACAGAATTAAAAATCCCTTCCACGTTTCCTTTTTCTCCTCGTACGGGCGTAAAGGTGAAATCGAAATAGCATTCTTCCGTGTAGCCGTGGCGCTGCATAGGCAGCAGTTCGTCAATGTTTCGCACGGCTTCTCCGGTCTCGAACACCTTTTGGAATAAGGGATCAATATCTTCCCATATCTCCGGCCAGACCTCAATGGCAGGCTTCCCCAAAGCCTGTGGATGTTTGTTGCCTGGAATAGGGCTCCATGCGTCATTGTAGAGCAGCGTAAGTTCCGGACCCCAATAAATCGCGATCGGGAAGGCAGAACCCAGGCAAATGCTCAGGGCCGAACGAAGACTCTGCGGCCAGTGCTCCACCGGTCCCAGCGGGGTTTTTGACCAATCTTTCGCCCGTATTCGTTCACCAGCTTCGCCACCTCCTGCAAGAATACCCTGTTCTCCGATGTTGCTGGTATCGTTAGATCCTGGTTTCATAAGGCTGCTGTGTCTGAAATGTATATAGCGCCCTGCCGAAAAGCATGGAACCCTGATGGTGATCATCCGTGCTTTTCCTTTCAAAGGATCGGGCGATTGGTCTTTTCAAAATATAATCACTGAAAAAGGTTCAAAATTATGGCGGGCAGTACATTTTTAAATAGCGCAGGCCGAGATTTTTTATCTCTGCGTACCAGACCTGAATGGTCTAATGGTATCAGTAGAAAAACCTGTTTCGTATACCCTATAATTTTCGTTTTCAAAAACCACCGGTTTATCCATAACTGTTTGAAAACCATGCTTGTTAATGAATATGAACTTACACCCATTTTGTGTAATATTGTTAATATATGCGGTATCCGTTAACTGGTTGTCGGAGCAATTCCAGCCTTTTCTGTGCGAAAGATACAATTGTTGCGCGTTTCCGTTTCCATTGATCACGATCAGGTCATGCCGGGCTGATACGCTATCCGCGATGGATTCCAGTTCCATTTTATATTTTTCCGAGCCTTTAATGAAGAAATCATGCTGCTGATTAATGACGCTTTCTGTAATGCCTAGCACAATCGCGAGTGCAAACAACCCCTTTTTAGGAATAAACGAAATGGCATACCCGGCAACCAAAGCCATGACCGGTACAAAAGGAATGATGTAATAATTGTGATGGTAAAAGTAAAAACCCGATTTAAAAATATAAATTAAGAAAACAATAAAAACTGAAGCAAAAACCCACAAGAGATTATAGTTTCTTTTGTAAATTATAAGAATTAACCCGGCAACGAAATAAAAGAAAATCAGATAACTGTGGAAGGAGTTAAAGTAGAAATTCTCCAGCGTTTTATCCAGATTGGAAATAACTTCCGTAAACCCCACTGCAATTGGCTTTCCCACGTTATACCAGTTACCAAATTCCTCCGACAAATGGGGATTCCAGACGAAATACCAGAGGTAGGCCAGCAGGAGTGGAATGCCCGTAGCCGAGGCCAAGTAAACTTTCTCTCTCAACTTTGCCGATGAATTCAGCGCAATAAGAAATATAACAATAAAATATATTCCAGCCGGGATTTTGGTTAATACGGCAAGCGAAGTAAACAGCACATACAAAATCAAACTAAGCGCTCCCGGCTTTAATAAATAATTGCTGCCATAATATATTCCTATAAACATGAGGGAAATGCAAAACGTATCCGGCATCATTTTCCTTGAAAAGGCGAACCAAATGGAACCGGCAAGGAAGATTACAGAAGCCAGCGCAATCCTGTGATTAAAATAGCGCATGAGGATTTTTCCGAAAAACAACAAACCGATGGATGATACCAACAAGTTGAGCAGCCTGCCATACCAATGGGTGTAGCCAAAGACTTTGGCAACCATGAAGTAGACGTAATTCATTGCAGGAAATTCCATCCCGATTATTCCCGACTTTCCGTTGGTCTCATCCACCCGTGGATAAAGGATATTTGGGTCAACTTCGAGGTAGTTTCGCGCCACCATCAAACCTGTTACCTGCCGCCAATTGTGTCCCGTTTCCAGTGGCGGATTGGTAAGTCCCACCAACCTGATAAGAAAGAATATCAGGATCCAGAATTCAATTCTGTTTATAGCCGTTTTCATTTTATATAGCCCGTATCAGGATCAACTGAATTCCTGAATTTGGCGAATGTACAAATAATCCTTGTGTGGTTTATTTTTGTCAGTTGGAAATAAGCGAAGTTCATCTGTTGTGTATGTTTCGAAATTGTTTGTTAGCGCACGTTTAGCGACAGCGTAATGCGAGCTACTAGGGCACCCTCAATTGCGAAGCGCGTGTTCTTCGTTTACCTCGAAACGGATACGCCTACATCATCAAATTTTTCTAGCTGCGACAAATCCACGCAATACCTTCGAAAATATGCCGTTAAAAGATGGGATATTCCTGTAAGGGAGTATTTTAACGATCCATTTTTAAAAACAAGAACTCATGAAAAAGCTACTCTCCACCGGTATTTTAATTATGTTCATTGCTTCCGCTTTTGCACAGCACAACTGCCAAATTGTACACGAATGGGGAACTTTTACCACCCTAAGCACCAGTGAAGGAGACTTGCTTTCCGGACTGCATTGGGAGGAGGAAGAATTGCCCTCTTTCGTTTATCACCATGTATATGATTCGTTTGCTCCACCCAGCGCCTATTATTCAAAGGGTTTTCAATTTACCACTCGCATCTGGAATGTGACAGTAAAAATGGAGACACCGGTGCTCTATTTTTATTCTGAAGCGGCCGCGCCCCAGCCTGTTAATGTCAGGGTGGATTTCCCCCGTGGGTCAATCAGCGAATGGTTTCCGCAGCGTTCAAAGGGCGAATTCAAGCATTATCAGAAGACTATTGATTTTGCAGATGATTTTAAGGGGTGGATAGAATGGGATGCATTGGTATTGCCTCCGAATACGGAGGAAACCATGACTTATGGAGATGCGTACGAAAAGCCAATTTGGGATGCTCCGCGGGCAACAAAGGCTAACTTGGTGAAAGGACCTGACGGCAACGTTGAGAAGTATCTATTTTATCGTGGAATCGGCAATTTTGAGATTCCTGTAAAACTGGAATTTAATATTGAAGGAAATCTGGTAATCACAAATGAGGGCACGGAGGTCATTCCTTACCTGCTGGTTTATGAAAAGAAGAATAATGAAAGTCGAGTTTACTGGACCGGAAAATTAGATGGAAAGAAATACCACGTGGTTTATTACGATGAAATACATTCCTCGCCATACAACGTTCAGAATGAGATGACGGCTTTTCATGCAGCACTGGTTAAAGCTGGCCTTTATGCTGATGAGGCAGCGGCAATGCTGGACACCTGGCAGAGCAGTTATTTTGAGAAGGATGGACTGAAAGTGTTTTGGATTTTGCCGGATGAATTGACGAATCAGTTATTGCCGATTCAAATTACCCCGCAGCCATGCGAATTAGAGCGGGTGTTGGTAGGACGCAGTGAAATATTAACTCCTGCCTTTGAGGAAAAAATTAAGTCAGGCAATTATCCAGGGCCTTCAGACCGCTTTTATTCTGCCTATTGGCAGCGAGCTAATCAATTGAGTGAGAATCCTGACCAACAATGGAGCACCACCCTTGAAAACATGTACGAGAACCTAAGCCTTTTCCCCAATCCCACCACGCATGAAATTACAGCAACCGTAAACATACCTCCTGGTTCCATTGAAATTAACATTCGGAATCTGCTGGGACAACAGGTGGCCACGCACTTTTTTGAATCCGAGAAATCCAATTTCTCCACAACCTTCAGCCTTGCCGGTCTTAGCAACGGCATCTACATGGTGGAGGTCCGCGCAGGAGAAAAGATATGGCAAAGAAAGGTGGTGAAGCAATAGCGGCTGAGGTTTGCCGATATTGATTGTCAGTTTGCCTTTAGAATGATTTCATTAATAAAATACATAATATTAGGATTTATCCTTTGCCTTTCGAAATGATTGACCCTTATTGGTGTGCGCGTTTGGCGATAATGTAACGCGTGCTCCACGCTCTACTTTTTATTGAACCTTGAGTAATTTCCTCACGAAGTGCATGTTTTAAGGGAAATATTACTATCATTTATTCATGATCCAATAATACAAAATAATTAAAAAAGCCCTGCAACATCTGTCGCAAGGGCTTTTTTAATTATTCAAACCAAAATAAGTTAGTCCAGGACTACTTTGCCCGCTGCTACGACCATTCCGTTTTCATTTACTACATTAATAAAATAGAGGCCGGATTGCAGATTGTTGCCTCTGGCAATGTCCACTTGCATTTCGCCTGCCGGGCCTGCTGTTCTTTTATTCTTTACCAACTGTCCTTTGCTGTTGTACATGGTGATATTCCAATCGGAACCATTGTTTTTATGGAAGCCTAGTACAAAGTTTTCGCGAGCGGGGTTAGGAAATAGTGAAATGGGCTGTATCCCTGTTCCGTTTTTTTTTGATATCCCAGCGGCAAAACCTGTTTTCTGATAATTGGCATTTGTAGAAGCCTGCCATTCATCATCCATAAAAACTTCGGCCACCGCACCATCATGGCTTGTGCTGTAGAAGTAATAGGCCCTGACATAATGCGTGTCTGCCTGAGCTACGCCAAACATGTCCAGCATCATCTGTGGTGCGGGCGCACCTCCAAAATAAAAGCTGTCAATACGCATCCGTTGTGATTTGACCATGAGCACGTCAATTTCGGCAGAGCCGGTCGGGGTAGGAATTTTTATGGCTCCCCAACCCACTACACTATCTGTCGCCTCTATATGCTGAACTTCTACACCGGGGGCATGATCAATTCCCATAGCAGGTATGGTTAGTACAAAGTCTGTTTCGTATTTGAAATTTGATTTCCATGTATCATCATGAGTAGCGGGAAACTTTAAGCGGTAAACCGGTTCCTGAAAAACGGAATAGGAACCGGGAAACGCCAGTGTATCATCCGTACTTCCGGTTATTGGCTCAAGATTGAGCTTATTTGGCAACACATAGCTCCCGGTTTCAAAAAACCCATCGCTGCCAATGCCTTGGTAGTATTGGGCAAAAGCAGGAATTCCACCGATTAGTGCGAAGCTCAACTCGTAGCGTGAGGCCGTGGTAAACATTGGATCTGTAGCGGGAATGAACTGCACGGTATCCGTATCAGAAGGTACCCAGCTAAGGAAATTCCAAACCTTGTCAGCGCCTGGTTCAATTGGTTGCACACAGGCCGGATCCACCCATATCTGAACTTCAAGATGCGTGGCCGAATGGGTATAGTTATTTTCGTCCAAAATAATTTGGGCACCTGCGCCTGTAGCTACCATTAAAGCAACAATGAAGGTAGATAGGATTTTCATAAGTTTATTTTTTTTGCGAACATACGAAATAGATTGATGCCCCTGAAAAATGAATCATGGTAAGCAGTTTTTTATAAATTAAAACATACCGGATACCGTCTGTTCCCTGTCGTGTGGGCCAATTCGTTTTTGTCTGTTAGATTTGTTTCATGAAATTTCTGTTTTTTCTGCTTTTCTTATTTCCCTGCCTTACGTTGTCAGCTCAGTAGGATTCTCTGGTAAAAGGCCGGTTCATTGCGATCATTGCCGGTGAAACTGCCTTTTATATAGCCGGTAGTGCTTATCTTCAATTTATCTGGTATAAGGATCATAAGGCGGTTCCTTTTCATTTCTATAATGATAACCAGGCCTGGCTGCAAATGGATAAATATGGCCATGCCTATGTCGCATATTATGAAAGCAGCATCGGGTACAATTCTTTGCGCTGGGCAGGTTTGGATAAGAAGAAAGCCCTGATCTGGGGTGGAAGCCTGGGCTTGTTGCTTCAAACGCCTGTAGAGATCTTTGATGGGCTATATGAAGGTTATGGCTTCTCTTGGGGAGATATGGCGGCCAATGCCGCGGGAGCAGGCCTTTTTGTGGGGCAGGAACTCCTATGGGATGAGCAGCGAATGAGGCTTAAATTTTCTTTTCAGCGCTCTGATTATGCCGACCACCGTTCAGGCATCCTGGGCGAAAATGGCCTGCAAAGCCTGTTTCTCGACTACAACGGCCCAACTTATTGGCTATCGGCAAATCTTGCATCGCTGACCGCAACAGATCGCATTCCGGGCTGGTTTAACATGGCTTTAGGATATAGCGCCAATGGTATGCTGGGCGATTATACAAACCCGGAGTTTTATCGTGGCAATCGCTTGCCGGAATTTCAGCGACACAGGCAATGGCTGCTTTCGCCTGATGTTGATCTATCGAAAATTAAAACGAACAGAGTAGCAATTAAAGCTGCGCTGAAAGTGCTGAACATTATAAAAATCCCTGCACCCGCCCTGGAAATGAATTCTAATGATGGTCTGAAATTCCACTGGTTTTATTTTTAAATTAGTAAAATTCAGATAGTACCACGACTAATAGAGCGGTTATAAGCCACGGCAGCTACACCCCCTTCGACCCCCTTTCCTTAATGGGGGATTATCGTTTCGTTGGCAACAGCCTCTTTTTCTTAAACCTGTTAATCCTCAATTTCCTTCATTAAATAAAAAAAAACTAAAATTTAGATAAACAATTAATCAAAATCAGGTAAAAAATGCCCCGACTTATTTTCCCTGTTTTATTGTTTTTCAATTTTTTTCTCTTCCTCTTTTAATCTCACGGCCTCTTCCATTTCCTCTTTGAGCTTTGCATCAAGCTTGGATATTTCCTTTTCATTTTCACTAATTTCCTGCTTGTTCTTGTCTATTTCCTTTTTCAATTCATTGTTCTCTTTTACGAGGCTTTCACGCTCTTTCTCATGTTTCCGGATGCTTTTGGTTACGTTCTCAAATTTTGAGCGCACGGCTCCTCCGGCTGTTTGCTTCACAAATTGATCTATCAGGTTTTGGACGGCCTTGTATTTCTCCGGGTGGGTGCCGGAAGAAAGCAAGGCACCTCCCAGATCTACGGTCACATTCATAAAGGTTCCGGTTTCGTTTTCTATTTCAGAAAAAACGGTATAAATATCCAGGGTGCCATCTTGTACGGCAGGGATAACGGCATTGTCAGCATACACTTCGCTCCCCACCGTATAGGTTTTTGCATCATATTTTTCTACAAAATCCTCCCAATTGTCTATTACTGTTTTTCGCTCCACGTTCGGCACTTTGACGGCAATTCTATCAGGCGTTCCTGGCGTCATAGTGTTCAGGGCTTCTTTCATGGCTGCTTTGTCAGACGCACATCCTGCGAAAAGCAAAACAAAAGCAAAGTATATTATTCCATTTTTCATAACTCCTGTATTTTTTAATTTAAAATACAATGAAACCGGACAATGGTTTGGAACAAACTGTAAAAATATTCAATTCCTGAAAATAGTAGCCGACACAAACTGCGGGAAAAGTGCAAGCACCAAAAAGCCGGGAAGCAACTCACGTCACTCGCTCCCCGGCTTTTAAAATTTGAAATGAAAAGAGTGGCTATGGTTTGCTGGCAGCAGGCGTTGTGGTTTCAGGAAACAAAACAATGCGCGCATAATTTTTCATGTCGAGATATTCATGGGCTGCCTTCTTTATGTCCTTAGCTGCAAGGTTATCCACGGCATTTTTATCGCTCAGCAATTCTCCCGGATCTTCCTGATGGTAGTAAGCCGATCTTAGTTTATTGAGCCAAAAACGGTTTTCTTTCAGGTTCGTTTCCAGTTCCCGCTTTTCCTTCTCTTTCACCTTATTAATATCCTTTTCTTCGATCTCGCCTTTTTTCAGCTTGTCTATTTCGCGAAGAGCCAGAGCGATCAGTGAATCGGCTTTTTGTGGATCGCAGGTAAAGCTTATGGATACGCGATAATCCTGGTTAGGATATTTGTTCTTTCTGTTGCTGACGCGTACGCCATACACGCCTCCCTCATCTTCACGCAGCTTTTCACGCAGCTTTATGCTCATCACTTCAGTGAGCCATTCCAGGCGCTTGTTGTTCATCTTTTCATAATCGTGATCTCCTGTAAAGTTCAGGCTTACCATGCTTTTGGGGTCCTGCCCTTTCTTCAATATCTTGTCTACTTTGCCCTCCGGGTAGCGGATTCCGATATCCTTGAAATTTTCCTTTGCAGGCCCGCCTGGCAACGAACCAATGTAGCTCTGCAACAGCGGTTTTATTTCTTCTTTATCAAAATTTCCTACAAGAAAAAAAGTAAAATCACCGGCATTGGCAAATCGCTCCTGATAAATCGAATAAGCTTTATCAAAATCTACTTTTTTGAATTCCTCTTCAGAAAGCAGGAACTTGCTGCGCATGTGGTTTCTGCTCATGATCTGCTCTACTTCATTAAGGAAAAAATATTGTGGATTGGATCCTAAATTTTGATATAAGGCTTGTTGCCTTTGCACGTATGAGTTGAATGATTCATCATCTCTTCTGGGCGCGGTGAAGTAAAGGTTTACGAGCTGTAGCATTATTTCCAGATCCTCAGCCGAAGCGGAACCGGAAAAACCTTCGGAAAGTGCGCGGACATAAGGATTTACGCCTGCTACTTTGCCCGCCAGTATTTTGCTGATGTCAGTTCCTGAAAAATCTTTCAGGCCGCTTTCACCGATGAGTCCACTTGAGAAATCAGCGGAATAATAATCCTCGTCTCCATAGAGCGAAGTTCCGCCCAGGCTGTAGGCTGTAAACAGAATTTCATCATTCTTAAAATCAGTAGGTTTCAGCACCACGCGCGCTCCGTTTTCCAGTACGAGTTCCGTAACACCGAGGTCATCATAAGTCTTTACTGAGGTAATCTCACCGGGCGCTGGCCTTTCATCCATTAGGGTTGCAGCAGTAAGTTCATCTTCATAAGGAAGAATTTCTGTTTCTTCTATTTCTCTGAATTTTTGAATAAATGCATCCTCAGATGGTATTTCCAATCCTTCTTTTTCCGGTGCGGTTACGATGATCACTACATTTTCATCATTTATCCATTTATCCGCAATCCTGTTTACATCTTCCAGCTTAATTCCCGGCAACATGGCTCCGGTGGTTTCAAATTCATATTCGATGCCCGGTGCAGGATCGTTGTCCAGGAAATTGGAGACATATCCCCAGATCAGGGAGCGCGATGGCTGCTTATCTCTTTCGGCAAAACTTTTCTCCTTATTTCTGAGCAGTTCTTTTTTCGCCCTTTCCAGCTCACTTTCGGTAAATCCGTGGCGCTGAATTCTTTCAGTTTCGGTGAGCAGCGTCTCCAATCCGCGCATAATGCCATCTTCCTTCACATATCCCATTGAAGTATAGGCATCCTTAGTCCGGGTAAGGCTGCTGAAGCCGGAATAATAAAAAACAAAAGGAGGATCACTTTTAGAATTAAGCTCCTCCAGTCTGGCGTTCAGCATCTGATTATACAGATCCTGCATGATCGTTTTCCTGTAGTCATCTGCAGTGGTGTATTCCTGCTTGTCGTTTTTATAATTTACACTGATGGTGGTGAAAGTAGCTTCAGGATCAGTGGCCACTTTCGCCAAAACCTCTTTATGGTCGGGTACCTCATAAAATTCGCGGACCACCGGCTTGGGCGAAGCTGGTAATGTAGAAAAGCGGGTTTTGATCTTTTGCTCCATTTCCTTCGCATCAAAATCACCCACCGCAATAATGGCCATTAATTCCGGCCGGTACCAGTCCGTGTAAAACTGCTTAAGCGTTTCATGGTCAAAATTTTCCAGCACTTCCTTTTTTCCGATCGGCAGCCGTTCTGCATAGCGCGAATCTTTGAACAATACCGGGAAATATTCATAGCTCATGCGGGTTTCAGCGCCTAGCCTCTGCCGCCACTCTTCTATCACCACGCCACGTTCCTTCTCTATTTCTTCGCCATCAAAGCTTACTCCGCCAGCCCAATCCTGCAAAACGAGCAGCGCCTTATCCAGCACTTCCTGCGAATCAGTAGGAACCTGGAGCATGTACACGGTTTCATCAAAACTGGTGTAGGCATTCAGGTGCGGACCAAATTTTACTCCGGCCAGTTCCAAGTAATCAATAAGGTCATTTTTTGCAAAATTCTCGGTGCCGTTAAAGGCCATGTGCTCTACGAAATGCGCGAGCCCTTGTTGCTTGTCAGTTTCGGCCAGCGAACCAATATTCACGGCCAGCCTTAGCTCTGCACGATCTTCCGGCTTCTGGTTTTCACGAATGTAATAAGTCATTCCGTTTGCAAGTTTTCCACGGATCACTTTAGGATCCAGCGGAATTTCCCTTGTTGACTCCGGCTGTGCCTTTTGCTCAAATGGCAAGGCAACAAACAGCAGTGCCAGCATCAAAATGAAGCAAATACTTCCTGGTAAATTTTTCATAGGTGTTGGATTATTGATTGATGTTAAAAATCGCCATTCACCGCTCTACAGGTGAAATTTCATGCGTAATTGATTCCAAAGTTACAGATTACTTTTCCACATTCACAGAAATTTGCCTGCTCTTATGGCTTTCCTGTGCGGGGCGTTGTGCTGTTGTGGTTGCGCCATAACCCGATGTTGTGCCTCTCTATCAATGCAGAACTGAAACCACCACGTTTCCAACTTTATGGCCGGCTTCAACATATTTATGCGCTTTTCCAATTTCTTCCAACTGGAAGGTCTGATCCACTACTGGCTTGAAGTGCCCTTCTTCCACAATCTCTTTTAAAAAGCTTAGATCCTCCTGCTTCCAATATATATTTGAAGCCGCTACAATCACTTTTTTTCTATTAAATAACGAACTGTAAATAGCAGCAAGAATATGCGAAATGCCAAATTCGGTTAACAGATATTTTCCTTTTGGTGTAAGCAACTTCATGCAGCTCTTCATTGATGTTTTACCAATGGTATCAAAAATAATATCAAACCTTTCATTACTTTCGATAAAATCTTCCTTGGTATAATCGATAACATGATCTGCTCCGATTGATTTTACGATCTCAATATTTTTAGTACTGCAAACTCCAATAACAGTTGCTCCAAAATACTTCGCTAACTGAACGGCAGCCGTGCCTACAGAGCCTGATGCTCCATATATCAATACGCGGTCGCCTTTTTTTATTCTGCCTTTTTTCTTTAAATAAACCAACGCAGAAAGTGGTCCGTTGACGATGGTTGCTGATTCTTCAAATGATAAATTTTCTGGTTTGAAATATAGCATTCCATTCTCAGGCAGGCATTTGTATTCTGCATAAGCGCCAAAGCTGAGACCGGTATAGCCAAATACCTGGTCGCCTGGTTTGTACATTTTGACTTTGTTCCCAGCGGTTTCCACCGTTCCGGAAAATTCCATTCCGAGTACCGGAATTTTGGGTTTTCTAAAACCAAACATTAAACCTACCGGCAGTTTTAATAAAGGAGGATGATTAAAACTTCTCATTTTGGGATCTTCTGCGGTAACTGAGGTAGCATGGATTTTCACGAGCACCTCATTACTTTTCGGAACCGGTTTTTCAATTTCTGCTAATTGCAATACATCAGGATTTCCGAACCTCTTGAATACAACTGCTCTCATCAGAACCATTATTTTTAATTCAGCACAATATTAGGCCCTGTATCAAGGCGGGAATTTGACATAAGTCAAATAATACATTTTACGAAGCCCTTGACCTGATTCTGGAGAGAGTCTCTAACGATACATTCAGATAGGACGCAACGATGGTTACCGGCAGGAACTGAACAACCTGTGGTTCTTTTTCAACCAGTTGCAAATA encodes:
- a CDS encoding T9SS type A sorting domain-containing protein, which encodes MKKLLSTGILIMFIASAFAQHNCQIVHEWGTFTTLSTSEGDLLSGLHWEEEELPSFVYHHVYDSFAPPSAYYSKGFQFTTRIWNVTVKMETPVLYFYSEAAAPQPVNVRVDFPRGSISEWFPQRSKGEFKHYQKTIDFADDFKGWIEWDALVLPPNTEETMTYGDAYEKPIWDAPRATKANLVKGPDGNVEKYLFYRGIGNFEIPVKLEFNIEGNLVITNEGTEVIPYLLVYEKKNNESRVYWTGKLDGKKYHVVYYDEIHSSPYNVQNEMTAFHAALVKAGLYADEAAAMLDTWQSSYFEKDGLKVFWILPDELTNQLLPIQITPQPCELERVLVGRSEILTPAFEEKIKSGNYPGPSDRFYSAYWQRANQLSENPDQQWSTTLENMYENLSLFPNPTTHEITATVNIPPGSIEINIRNLLGQQVATHFFESEKSNFSTTFSLAGLSNGIYMVEVRAGEKIWQRKVVKQ
- a CDS encoding T9SS type A sorting domain-containing protein, which codes for MKILSTFIVALMVATGAGAQIILDENNYTHSATHLEVQIWVDPACVQPIEPGADKVWNFLSWVPSDTDTVQFIPATDPMFTTASRYELSFALIGGIPAFAQYYQGIGSDGFFETGSYVLPNKLNLEPITGSTDDTLAFPGSYSVFQEPVYRLKFPATHDDTWKSNFKYETDFVLTIPAMGIDHAPGVEVQHIEATDSVVGWGAIKIPTPTGSAEIDVLMVKSQRMRIDSFYFGGAPAPQMMLDMFGVAQADTHYVRAYYFYSTSHDGAVAEVFMDDEWQASTNANYQKTGFAAGISKKNGTGIQPISLFPNPARENFVLGFHKNNGSDWNITMYNSKGQLVKNKRTAGPAGEMQVDIARGNNLQSGLYFINVVNENGMVVAAGKVVLD
- a CDS encoding DUF2279 domain-containing protein, which gives rise to MWYKDHKAVPFHFYNDNQAWLQMDKYGHAYVAYYESSIGYNSLRWAGLDKKKALIWGGSLGLLLQTPVEIFDGLYEGYGFSWGDMAANAAGAGLFVGQELLWDEQRMRLKFSFQRSDYADHRSGILGENGLQSLFLDYNGPTYWLSANLASLTATDRIPGWFNMALGYSANGMLGDYTNPEFYRGNRLPEFQRHRQWLLSPDVDLSKIKTNRVAIKAALKVLNIIKIPAPALEMNSNDGLKFHWFYF
- a CDS encoding insulinase family protein, coding for MKNLPGSICFILMLALLFVALPFEQKAQPESTREIPLDPKVIRGKLANGMTYYIRENQKPEDRAELRLAVNIGSLAETDKQQGLAHFVEHMAFNGTENFAKNDLIDYLELAGVKFGPHLNAYTSFDETVYMLQVPTDSQEVLDKALLVLQDWAGGVSFDGEEIEKERGVVIEEWRQRLGAETRMSYEYFPVLFKDSRYAERLPIGKKEVLENFDHETLKQFYTDWYRPELMAIIAVGDFDAKEMEQKIKTRFSTLPASPKPVVREFYEVPDHKEVLAKVATDPEATFTTISVNYKNDKQEYTTADDYRKTIMQDLYNQMLNARLEELNSKSDPPFVFYYSGFSSLTRTKDAYTSMGYVKEDGIMRGLETLLTETERIQRHGFTESELERAKKELLRNKEKSFAERDKQPSRSLIWGYVSNFLDNDPAPGIEYEFETTGAMLPGIKLEDVNRIADKWINDENVVIIVTAPEKEGLEIPSEDAFIQKFREIEETEILPYEDELTAATLMDERPAPGEITSVKTYDDLGVTELVLENGARVVLKPTDFKNDEILFTAYSLGGTSLYGDEDYYSADFSSGLIGESGLKDFSGTDISKILAGKVAGVNPYVRALSEGFSGSASAEDLEIMLQLVNLYFTAPRRDDESFNSYVQRQQALYQNLGSNPQYFFLNEVEQIMSRNHMRSKFLLSEEEFKKVDFDKAYSIYQERFANAGDFTFFLVGNFDKEEIKPLLQSYIGSLPGGPAKENFKDIGIRYPEGKVDKILKKGQDPKSMVSLNFTGDHDYEKMNNKRLEWLTEVMSIKLREKLREDEGGVYGVRVSNRKNKYPNQDYRVSISFTCDPQKADSLIALALREIDKLKKGEIEEKDINKVKEKEKRELETNLKENRFWLNKLRSAYYHQEDPGELLSDKNAVDNLAAKDIKKAAHEYLDMKNYARIVLFPETTTPAASKP